The genomic region AGTCCGGAATAGAAACAGGCCTCCCGAATCAGGTCGGACGCCCGGCCGTGGTCGGGGTGGCGGTCGAAGAGAGCGTTGGCCAGCACCATGTCGGGCTGATACCGGCGGATGGCCGCAATCAGGGCCATCTGGTGCTCTTCGTCATTCCGGAAAAAGGCATCCCGGAATCCCAGGTTCTCCCGGGCCGACAGACCCAGCACCCGGGCGGCGGCTTCGGCCTCCTGCAGGCGGATTTCCGGTGTTCCCCGAGTACCCAGTTCGCCGCGCGTTAAATCGATAATTCCTACTTTTTTTCCCCGGGCGACATGCGAAAGAATGGTTCCGGCGCAGCCCAGTTCGGCGTCATCAGGGTGGACAGCAATGACAAGTATATCCAGTTTCATAGTGCAAAAGAATAAGTCGATGGATGGCGGGCGGGATTGGCGGTCTGCCGCCGCGGCGGGTTCTGCCTCACCTGCCCGTCAATCGCTCGACTTACCAATCAGTCGTTTTAGTGTACCCTCAGCTTCTGGCCCGGCCGGATGCGGCTGCGGGTGCTGAGGTGATTTTTCCTCGCCAGGGTCGAGGCGGTCATGCCGTAGCGACGGGCAATGCTGGTCAGCGTTTCGCCGGAACGGACTTTATGGAGAACCGTCCGCTTCACTTTCGGCTTGAAACCCGTCAGGTCGCCTCCGCGGCCACGAAGGTAATCCCAAACATTTGAAGTCAGGATGAAGTGGTCGGAAATAAGCCTGTTCTGCGGGAAATCGTAGAGATGCATGGGACTGAAGGGGTTGCCTTCGTACCGGGTTTCATAGTGGAGGTGCGAGCCGGTACTGCGTCCTGTGTTACCGCCCAACCCAATCTGGTCGCCTGATTTGATCAGTTGGCCGGTTTCGACGAGCGCTTTTGACAGGTGCCCGTACACGGTTTCGAGGCCGTTGTAGTGGCGTACGAGCACAAACCGGCCGAAGCCGTTGCCGTCCCAGCCCACCACGCGAACAATGCCGTCAAAGGTAGCGTATACCGGGTCGCCGGTTTCCAGATCCAAATCCACGCCTTTGTGCCAACGGCCCCAGCGCGGCCCGAATATGGAGGTGATTTCGTTTTTTGTCAGCGGCATGGACCAGAAATGGTTCTGGGTCTCGTCGTAAAGTTTAATATCGATAACCTCGTCAAAATCAAGCGGGTCGATGCCGTAGGGGTCTACCGAGCGGGAGTCCCAGACCGCGTAGTAATCGGCAATTTTGACCCAGTCGTCGCCGACCTGCACCGAATCGACGATCTCCACTACGCTCACTTCGCCTTCGTCGATCTCGGTCGTATCTTCAGCCACCACCGGATTCACTTCCTTCTTCGGTTCGAACTGGCTGTTGAAGCGGAGACTGGACGTTTCCTGTTCAAACTCCTCTTCCGGTTTTGGGGCCGGTTCAGCCGACGGTGAATTTGGATTCGATTTGGGCTTGATGCGAACGTTGTTTTTAAACTTTCCGCGTTCCTGTGCCTGTACAGTGGTTACGGTTCCACAACATACAAAGCTGGCCAACAGCCACCAGACTGCCAGTTTTCTCATCCTTTTTAGGTTTGACCTGATGAATTTTGAATGTTGAATTATGAATGTTGAATATAGCGCTGCCTCAATTCAAGTACGGAGAGTGGCGGAACCATTCAACATTCAAAAATCAACATTCAAAATTCACACCAGGTGGTGGTTACTCGATTAAGTACTGCTTATGCTGTCTGCACTTCGTGCAGTTCCATTTCTTTCATGGCCAGAAAACGTTCGGCGTCGAGGGCCGCCATACAGCCCGTACCAGCGGCCGTCACGGCCTGGCGGTAGATGGTGTCCTGCACGTCGCCGCAGGCGAAGACGCCGGGGATGTTGGTGCGGGTGCTTCCTTTTTCCGTAAGGAGGTAGCCGCTCTCGTCCATGTCCAGATATGACTTGAACAGGTCGGTATTCGGCTTGTGTCCAATCGCCACGAAAAAGCCTTTGACGTCGAGAATGCGCTCCTCGCCGGTCACCGCATTTTTAACGCGGGCGCCCACGACTTCATTGTCACCCAGCACCTCCTGCGTTTCCGTGTTCCACAGAATTTCGACGTTGGGCAGCGATTTGACCCGGTTCTGCATGAATTTGGAGGCGCGCATCTCGTCGCGGCGGACGATCATGTAAACCTTGCGGCAGAGGTTGGCGAGGTAGCTGGCTTCTTCGGCAGCCGTATCTCCGGCTCCGACGATGGCTACATCCTGACCCCGGAAGAAAAAGCCGTCACAAACGGCGCAGGCCGAAACGCCGTGCCCGTTCAACCGCATTTCCGACGGCAGACCCAGCCATTTGGCCGAAGCGCCGGTCGAAATGATGACGACGTTGGCCGTGATTTCGTGCTGATCGTCCACGATCGCTTTGTGAGGATACCCCGAGAAGTCGACCGCCGTGACCACGCCGTAGCGGATGTCCGTGCCGAAACGCCGGGCCTGAGCCTCAAAATCCATCATCATCTGTGGACCCTGAACACCCTCGGGATAACCGGGGAAATTATCGACTTCCGTCGTGATGGTAAGCTGGCCGCCCGGCTGGGCTCCCTGATAAAGAACGGGTTTCATGCCCGCGCGGGATGCATAAATAGCGGCAGTATAACCGGCCGGGCCGGACCCTATGATTAGGCAATTGACGTTTTCGGTGGTCATTGTGTCAAAATCTGTTTCCTGTACGAATCGTTTGTGTAACTAAAAAGTATACAGAAAAAACAAATACAAAGGTCGGAAAAATTCCCGCTTACGCAATGAATACTGAATAATGAACAATGAATAATGAAACTCAAGGTGTTCATTATCAACAGGTAATGCTTCGGGCCGTGTTATTCATTGTGCATTATTCAGTATTCATTCAGAGAATCCGCCATTCAATCCGGCGATTTTGCTGCCGGTTTTCCTCCGAACTGTTCGGGACAAGCGGTTTGGTTTCGCCGTAACCGGCCGACCGGATGCGCTCGGGGCCGATGCCCGCTTTGACCAGGAAGGAGACCACGGACTGGGCCCGTTTCCGGGATAATTCCAGATTGGCAGCGGCATCGCCCCGGTCATCGGTATGGCCCGAAATCTCGACCTTTACCGTAGGGTTCTGTTCCATAAACTGTGCCAATCGGTCAAGTTCCACGCGGGACTTTTCGGCCAGTCCAAAACGGCCGCTCTCGAAAAAGATGTTGTTCAACGTTTCCCGACCCGCCGACCGGATCGGCTCCAGCGGTACGCTCAGGTTCAGCCCTTCGCCTTCCCGTTTCTGCTTGAAATCGAAGGAAAGGCTTTTGAACAGATACCCCGGAACGTTGACGTACAGGGCATATTCTCCGCCCGAGGGCAGAACGGCGGTGTACTGCCCGGTCTCGGCATCCGACTGGACGCGGCTGATGACCTTGTTGGTCTCCAGATCGATCAGTTCAATTGTGGCCCCAAGCGGCTTTTTGGTGCCCGCATCGGCGATGACGCCTTTCAGGTAACTGACCGGTCTGATCTTTTCCCGAATCGAGGCGGGCAGATCAAAAACGTACAGTTTCGAGCGCTGGACATCGCCCGACTCTTCGTGCGAGTAGTACGCCCGGGTCCCGTTGGCGGCTACAAATAGGGCCGCCTGGTCGTCGGCGGTATTGATGGGATATCCCAGATTCTGCGGATTCGACCAGCCCGTGGCCGTGCTGTCGGCGATGAACAGATCGTAACCGCCCATGCCGATATGCCCGTCCGAAGCGAAGAAGAGCGTTTGCCCGTTGGCGTGGATAAACGGGGAGGCTTCGTCGAAGGCGGTGTTGATGTTTTTGAGATTAAAGGGCGTTTGCCACTGGCCGTCGTTGCCCAGCTGGCTGCACCAGATATCCCGCCGGCCAACTCCGCCCGGCCGGTCGGAAACAAAAAAGAGCCGCCGACCGTCGGCCGACAGGGCGGGCTGGGAATCCCAAAAGCGGGTATTAACCGATGGGCCGAGGTTTTGCGGGGCCGACCATTCGGTGCCGGTTTTCCGGGAAATGTACAGGTCGCAGCTGCCGAGGCCGTTCCGTTCGTTGCAGGCGGTGAAAACCAGCGTTCGACCGTCGGCCGAGAGGGAAGGGGTTCCTTCGTTCCGGGGCGTGTTGATCCGTTCCGAAAGCGGACTCGGGGCGCTCCAAGTTTCGGCCTGCTGGGTAGCCACCATGAGGTCTTCATCGCCTTCCGGTTTCAGAACCGTAAAGACCAGCGTCTGCTCATCGGCCGTCAGCACCGGGAAATACTGGGAGGGAAACGCCTGCACTGCGGCGGGCAGCGGCCGGGGCTTGACCGGAAGCGGATTCTGAATGGCCTGCTGACCGAAAAGGGCCGTCTGCCGAAGCCGTTCGACGCGTTTTCCCTGCGAAGACTGGGGCGTGAAGAAGGTTCCGAATTTATCCAGATACGTCAGGGCCTGGCCGTACTGACCTTTTTTCAGCAGGTACGTCCCGACGAACTGATAGGCCAATCCCGTAGCCGGTTTGCCGGGCTGCTGGCGGATGGCCCGCTGGTAGGTTTGCAGGGCCAACTCGGGCCGACGGGCGTACTCGTAAACCTGACCCAGTTTCAGATGCGCCTCGGTAAAGGCGGTGTCCTGCTCGATGGCTTTGTTCAGCAGCTGGATGGTCTCCTCGGTCCGGCGCTGAGCAAAGTTCTCCATCGCCCGGTTATAGAAATCGAGGGCTTTTTTATTGCTGGTGGAAAGCGCTTCCTGTCCAAAGCCTGGCACGGCCAGCCCCACTATCATAACCAGCGACCAGAACCAGTGGGCGCGGGTTAGGGAATATCCATGTATTTGTGCGTTTGCAACGAAACCTGCCATTGCGGATGTGCTTTTACATAGTCAACGATGAGCGGCAGCATTTCGTTTGAACGGCTCCATTCCGGCTGCAAAAAGAGTCGGCAGTCGGGGCGCATCAGGGCGGCAAACGACTCGGCAAAGGCAAAGTCGGATTTGTTATAGATGATTACCTTTAACTCGTCGGCTTTCGCGTAAATGTCCGGATTGGGCTGCTTGAACTTCTTGGGCGAAAAACAGATCCAGTCCCAGGACCCGGTAACCGGATAAACGCCCGAGGTTTCGATATTGGTCCTGAATCCGGCCGTCCGGAGGGCCGCGGTCAGATTCGTCAGGTCGTGCATGAGCGGTTCGCCGCCGGTAATGACGGCCATGCGACCGGGGTAGTGCAGAGCCCCCCGCACAATTTCGTCAATCGGGTAATGCGGGTGCGCATTGACGTCCCAGGATTCCTTTACGTCGCACCAGTGACAGCCCACGTCGCAGCCGCCGAGGCGGATGAAGTAGGCCGCCCGGCCGGTATGCGCTCCTTCGCCCTGCAGCGTATAGAACGATTCCATGACGGGCAGCGTGACGGTCCCAGTTTCGGTTTGTTGATTCAGCACTTGGTTCATTGCGCAAAGATACGGAATTTACGGGCACCCTTTCCGCTGCCCGTTTTATGAGAAAATGTCTATGGCTAACCGTTCCCGGGGCCTTAATAGTTTCCGTCTTTCTGTCTGCATTCCTCTTTCGGAGTTCCGCCGTTTCCAGCCCCAACATCCTGTTCATCATGGCGGACGATCTGGGATACGGCGACGTGTCGGCCTACCGGGCTTCCGGGGGCGCAGCGGATGTGCAGACGCCTCATATCGACAGCATCCTGAACGCGGGCATCCGGTTTACCAATTTTTACGCGAATAGTCCGGTCTGCTCCCCCAGCCGGGCGGCCCTGCTTTCCGGCCGCTGGCCCGAACGGGTGGGCGTGCCGGGCGTCATCCGCGACGAAGTATGGGATAGCTGGGGCTATCTGGCACCGGGCCTGCTGCTGCCGGATTACCTCCGGAAGGCCGGTTACCATACCGCTCTGGTCGGCAAATGGCACCTCGGTCTGGAAAGCCCCAACCTGCCCAACGAACGCGGCTTCGATGAATTTTACGGCCTGCTGGAAGGGATGATGGATGATTACACGGCCAAGCGGCGGCATAACCAGAACTTCCTCCGGCACAACCGACAGACAATCGACCCGCCCGGCCACGCCACGGACGTGTTTACCGACGAAGCGATTCGGTATCTCAACGGCCGGAAATCGGCGCGTAAGCCCTATTTCCTGTACCTCGCCTACACGGCCCCGCACGATCCGCTTCAGCCGCCCGCGGCTTTTCTGGAACGTGTTCGTCAGCGCAACCCGAACGGAGACCCGCAGCGGGCGAAACTGATCGCCCTGATTGAGCACATGGACGTCTGCATCGGGCGGGTGCTGGCGACGCTGAAGGCAAACGGACAGCTACAGAATACGCTGATCGTCTTTACGAGCGACAACGGGGGATGGGGGCCGGGCAAGGCCAGCAACGGCCCGTTCCGTGGCGTGAAGGGACAGCTTTACGAAGGCGGCATCCGCATTCCGGCGGGCGTCTGCTGGCCGGGGAAAATTGCGCCGAATCAGCTGTCGGACACCCGGCTTCAGCTGATGGACTGGATGCCTACCTTTTTGGAGCTTTCCGGGACCAGAGCCGCGCCGCCGGTGGACGCCCGTTCGTTTCTAACAGTGTTAACCGGCCAGGAAAGCGCCAGAAGCGAATCTGCCGGGCTGGAAAGCCGACCGCTCTTTTTTGTACGCCGCGAAGGGCAGGATACCTACAAAGGACTGGCGGTGCAGGCGGTACGACTGGGCGACTGGAAGCTGCTGCAGCCCACGCCCTTTTCGCCCTATGAACTCTACAACCTCCGGAATGACCCGAAAGAAACGACCAATCTGGTCAACGAAGAAAAGAGTAAACGCGATGAACTGGTGAAGCTGCTGATGGAGCACATTCGCCGGGGAGGAGCGGTGCCCTGGCAGAAAAATTCGGACTGATGCAACCTTCCCTTTCGGCCACGCATCCTATAGCAACAAACGCTTTCACCCAGAAACCGGAAATATGAAATCTGTACCTTTTTTGACCTCGCTGGCGATGGCAATCAGCTGTCTTTCTGTCCAGGCGCAGACCGTAACCAAACAATTCGATGTGAACAAGTTTGACCGGATCGACGTCGGCAGTTCTATCGACGTGACGGTTCGGCAGGGAAATTTTAACGTGGAGGTGGACCTGCCCTCCGGCGAAACCAAATACCTCGATTTAAAGACCGAAAACGGCGTTCTGGTGGCCCGTTTCAAACGCCCGGCGGGCGAATGGATGTCGTCGGTGACCCGGAAGAGTCCGCATTTGACCGTGACGATGCCGACGCTGAAGGCTGTTACGCTGTCGGGCGCTTCGGACGGTAACATCAGCGGCTTCCGGAATCTGGACGAAGTAAACATTCAGCTTTCGGGGGCTTCGGACCTAATAATGAAGGATGTAGCGGCCCGGCGTATTCGCCTGAAAGCGCAGGGCGCTTCGGATGTGTCGCTTTCGGGAAGCGCGGATTACCTGGAGGCGGAAATGTCCGGTTCCTCGGACCTGTCGGCGGGGAATCTGGTAGCGGATGAGGTGGTGGTCCGGGCGCAGGGCTCAAGCGATGCGACAGTCAACGCCCGGCGAAAAGTCTCCAAATATGCGCGCGGCGGGTCCGACATCGTGGTGCGCGGGCAGCCCAGAGAAGTTGTGTCTGAAAAAGTGGACTAGAACAATCGGTCGTCAGTCGTCAGCGTACGGGAACGTACGGACGACTGACGACCGGGGTTAATTCACGCCGACCAGTTTGATATCAAACACCAGATCGTGTCCGGCCAGTGGCGAGTTGGCGTCCAGAACCACGTGCGTTTCGGAAACCGACCGGACAATGACCGGAATCACCTGCGCTTCTCCTTCCTGGTGCATGTTCAGGGGCGTTCCCACTTCCAGCGGAATATCGTCCGGAATCACCTGCCGGTCAAATTCAAAGATCAGATCCGGGCTGGCCGAGCCGTAAGCGTCCTCCACCGGAACATGCACCGTTTTGCTCTCGCCAATTTCCATTCCTTCCACGGCATCGTCAAATCCCTTGATGACCATCCCGCTGCCCACCACGAACTGAAGCGGGTCGCGGCCCTCTGACGAATCGAAAACCGTTCCGTCGGTCAATCTTCCGGTATAGTGCACCTGCACCGAGTCCCCGGCTTTTGCTTGCGCCATAAACTAACTGCTTATTGTTTATGGCAAAACTACCGAAAATGGAGGCGATTGTTTGGCGACCGCCCTATTTTTTCCGTTTCGCCGGGAAAATAATGGCGAAGCCGGAATTTGTCCGGTTTGACCGCCCGCTCTTTGCTGCTTCACGACGTCGTTTTTCCGTTTCGCGGGCTTTCCGATTGAAGATCGACCCGCCCGGAAAGTAGCTTTGATGCGTAAACAACAAATCATCTCTTCATGAAAACGAACCCATACGCTTTCTCGATCCTACCGTCCTCGTTTACCGCCCCGGCGATTAAACTCCTCTTTTTTGTGGCGGCCGCGGCGGCGCTGCTGACCGGCTGTAAAAAAGAAACCGAACCTGTAGAACCGGCCGGGGCCGTAACCGCCAATGCCGGTCCCGACCAGAACGTCCAGGTGGGCCAGACGGTTACCGTGGACGGGAGTGCCTCGGCCGACAGCAAAGGCAAGCCCCTGACGTACCAGTGGACCCTGATCCGGAAACCGGCAAAGAGCACTCTTACGCTTGCGGCCGCCAATGCCGTCAAGGCAACTTTCAGACCGGACGAAGTCGGTGAATATGAGCTTGAACTGGCCGTTTCGAGTGCTACCGGCAAAAGCAGCGACAAAGTCATCGTAACGGCTTCCGTTGCCGAACCGCTGGCGATCAATGCCAGCATTACCGTCAAAACGACGCTGGTTGACCGGGTCCTCAACCCCGAACTGCCTGATTACATTGTCACTAAGTCCATTGATGTAAACCATGAATTGACGATCAATCCGGGTGTGGTCATTGCCTTCGAACGGGATGTACGACTGAACATCAACGACAACGGCGGACTGGTCATTGCCAAAGGCGAGGCCGATAATAAGATTAAATTCGTCGGGGTGCAGAAAACCAAAGGCTACTGGGTGGGTATTGCCAACTATTCCGGAAGCAACGCCAACGTGTTCGAGCACACGGAGTTTATGCACACCGGTAGCCGCCCGATCTACAGCACCACCAAATCCGCCTTCTTCATGTCGGCCCGCTCTCAGGTTACTTTCAAGAATTGCCTTTTCTCCCAGAATGACGGCTACGGCCTGTTTGTCTACGAAGGAGGTATCCTGCGCGAGTTTTCGAAAAACGCCTTTACCAACCACACGGAAGCGGGTATTCTGCTGGACGCCGCCAACGTCGCCACGCTCGATGCTGCCTCTACCTTCACGGGCGGAAACGGTCGGAACGTCGTGGAAATCACCAACTCCGGCATTCTGAAAGGAACCAGCGAAATTGTGTGGGCCGGCTTTGCCGATAAAACGCCGTACCGCATCAACGGAGAATTTGCCGTCACGACGGGCTGGAAAATTGCCCCCGGTGTCACCATCGAACTCAACCGCGACGCCGTTATCCGGGTGAATTCGGATGGCTACCTGATCGCTAAGGGGACGAACACCGAGAAAATTACCTTTACCGGCGCCGACCGCACGGCAGCCTACTGGCGCGGCATCATCTGCTACTCATCGGACAGCAAAAATGCGGTGGAAAACGCCGAGGTGAACAACGCGGGCAGCATCGCCATCGTTTCGGGTAAGAAAGCCGCCATCGCTGTCTATGGCACCCGGGCCACCATGTCCATCAAAAACACCCGGATTTCGGGCAGCGGCGGCTACGGCGTGTTTGTCAGCTACGGAGCTTCGGCCAATGCCGACCTGACGACGGCCAACACGTTTGAAAGCAACGCCCAGACCAACGTGCTGATTGAGAAATAAAAAAGACCCGTCGCTGCCGACGGGTCTGTGAATCCTCCATCCGGTGCTATCGGGTGGAGGATTTGTGTTAATAAGCCCGGGCAAAAATCACCCGCTGCTTCGACGGTTTGCCGCTGTAGACGCAGACGCCGTCCTCTTCCTCCGCTTCGAGCGGGATGCAGCGAATGGTGGCTTTGGTGGCTTCCTTGATGGCTTCCTCGGTTTCCGAAGTGCCGTCCCAGTGCGCCGAAATAAAGCCGCCTTTTTCGATCTGTTCCTTAAACGCATCGAACGTATCCACCCGGAACGTGTTCGACTGCCGAAACTGAAGCGCTTTCTGGTAAATCGTTTGCTGAATATCGGCCAGCAGATTCTGGATATGCGCCACGATGCCGTCGAGCGATACGGTTTCCTTTGTTTTCAGGTCGCGGCGGGCAACTTCCACCGTGTTGTTTTCCAGATCGCGCATGCCCATAGCCAGACGGACCGGAACGCCGCGCAGTTCGTACTCGGCAAATTTCCAGCCCGGCTTGTTGGCATCACTGTCGTCGAACTTCACCGAAACACCCGCTTTCCGCAGTTCCTGAATGATGGGCTTTACCTTTTCAGAAATCTGCGCCAGCCCTTCGTCGTTCTTGAAAATCGGCACGATCACCACCTGAATCGGGGCCAGTTTCGGAGGCAGCACCAGGCCGTCGTCGTCGGAGTGCGCCATGATGAGCGCGCCCATCAGACGGGTCGATACGCCCCAGGACGTTCCCCAGACGTGTTCCAACTGGTTCTGTTTGTTCAGGAACGTCACGTCGAACGCTTTGGCGAAGTTCTGGCCGAGGAAGTGTGACGTGCCCGCCTGGAGCGCTTTGCCATCCTGCATCATGGCTTCGATACAGAACGTTTCGTCGGCACCGGCGAAGCGCTCGTTCGGCGTCTTGATACCCCGGATCACCGGCACGGCCATCCATTCTTCGGCAAAACGGGCGTACACGTCGAGCATCTGCCGGGTTTCGTCCATGGCTTCCTGAGCGGTCGCATGGGCGGTATGTCCTTCCTGCCAGAGGAATTCGGCCGTCCGCAGAAAAAGGCGGGTGCGCATTTCCCACCGCACGACGTTGGCCCACTGGTTAATGAGCAGGGGCAGGTCGCGGTACGACTGAATCCAGTTTTTATACGTGCTCCAGATGACCGTCTCGGAGGTGGGGCGCACGATCAGTTCTTCCTCCAGTTTGGCGTCCGGATCGACGACCACCCCCGAACCGTCTTCGGCGTTTTTGAGGCGGTAGTGCGTCACGACGGCGCATTCTTTGGCAAACCCTTCAACGTGGGAGGCTTCTTTGCTCAGGTAGGATTTGGGGATGAAGAGCGGGAAATACGCGTTAGAGTGTCCGGTTTCCTTGAACATATCGTCCAGCGCCCGCTGCATTTTCTCCCAGATGGAAAATCCGTACGGCTTAATAACCATACAGCCGCGCACGGCGGAATTTTCGGCCAGATCCGCTCTTTTCACCAGTTCATTATACCACTCCGAGTAGTTCTCGCTGCGGGAAGGAATTGCTTTTGCCATCGACTGTTTGTAGTAATTGACTTAAAATCAGGTGTAAAAAAATATTTTTCCGGCCCTTAAACCCTTGCGGAAGAAAATGGGTCTAATAGGGCAGAAAGGCATCCCATTGTCAGACAAACCGACCGCTTTGGGCTATTTCGTCGGAGGGTTGTAAATGGGCTTGCAAAGATAGGTTTTTCTGTTATTTTTGTAATCAAACGGGGTGAAACTGTGTTATTAACATAGCAATCCCTTTTCTCCGAACCTTACTTAAAAAGCGTTCCATGAAAGCCATTCGTACTTTACCATATGCTGCCATCCTTGCCGCCCTCAGTCTGGCGGGTTGTAGCAGCAGCCGCCAGCTCGCCCAGAACGGCGGGGAGGTGGACGACCTGTACGGCAATTCAGCCGATGCGGTCGTTTATGCCGCTCCGCAGCGCGAGGAGCGGCAGCTGATCGATGAGCAGCCTACGCGCCGCGCTCAGGCCGAACGCCGGGGCCGCAACACCAATCCTGATTTTCTTTCGGAAACCGAGCAGCAGGAGCTGTTCCAGAGTGACGAGTACTACAGCGACCTGTCCGCCCGTCGGGTGCAGCGCGGTATCTCGCCCGATCCCGGCTGGGCAACCGAAAACTACAACGACGGTTTTGTCGACGGGTTTAACGCCGCAGGCGGCAACCGCTGGAACCGCTGGGGCTGGAACAACACCGGTTTCTGGACCGGCTTGAGCCTCGGCCTGGGAGCGTCTCCCTGGGGCTGGAACCGCTGGGGCGGCTATGATCCGTTCTGGGGCGGAGGCTATGCGTACAGCCCCTGGGGCTGGAACAGCTTCTACGACCCGTTCTGGGGCTACAACTCGTTTAACCGCTGGGGTTACAACAGCTGGGCCGACCCGTACTGGGGCGGCGGCTGGTACAACCGCCCGGTCGTTGTGGTCAACAACAACTACAACAACGTAGTAGGAGCGGCCCGCAACAATTACACGGTAGGCGCCCGCAACACGGGCCGCACGGACCGGTACAACGGCAACTTCAACAATACGCCGCGGACCGGCAATCCGACCGATAACGGTGGTCGCCGCAGCGGTACGCTGTCGCCGTCAACCAACACGCCGACCTATTCGAACAGCCGGAATCCGGATGCTCCGTCGCGCGACAGTTACAGCCGCGACCGGGCCAACAACCGGGGGACGTATTACTACAGTGACTCCGACAATTCGGGTCGCGTTCGCAGCAATGAGTCCTACAGCGCGCCGAGTACAAGCAGCCCGAGCTATGGCAACAGCAGCCGGGGTTCTTCGGCCGCCGATGCGTACTACTCACGGCCCCGTCAGAACAGCCGCGGAACGTACGTGCAGCCTTCGGATGGCGGGTTGAATTCCCGCAGTTCGTCACCGAGCTACAACTCGGGCAACAGCGGTGGCTTCACGGCCCCGAGCCGCAGCAGCTACGAATCTCCGTCCCGCAGCACCTACTCGCAGCCGAATACCAACAGCAGCTATAGCTCACCAAGTCCGGCCCCGTCTTACAACAGCGGCAGCCGCGGCGGTAGCTCAAGCGGCGGTTACTCCGGTGGCAGCAGTTCAGGCGGTGGTGGCGGTTCCCGCGGTCCGCGTTAATGCATAACCGTTTTCATCGTTCGATACGTTATAAAAAAGCCCCGCTCAATGTTACAATTGGCGGGGTTTTTCGTTGTATAATTGACCGGCTGGTTAAACTCGAACCGGTCCGGATTTGTCTAATCGGCACTTCCTACCAACAACCCGCACAAGTTTATGAAAAAAGAGATAAGTCTTCTGGGGCTGCTCATGATGGGCATGGGAACAGCCTTCGGCCAGTATGCCGGTGATGCGTTTCGGTACAATGAAATCCAGCAGACGGGGACGGCCCGGTTTCGGGGCGTAGGCGGTAATCATGCTGCGCTGGGCGGCGACGCCAGCACGACGTTTGGCAACCCCGCCGGCATCGGCTTCTTCAACCGTTCCGAAATCAGCGTCAGTCCAACGCTTTCACTGTTTCAGACCGAATCTACCTTTATCGGTCAGCGTACGAGTGCAACCAAGACCAATCCGAACATAGGCCACTTTGGGCTGGTGATCGCCGGGAACGCCCAGAACGAGGCCCGCCGCTGGCGCCGGGCTTCCTTCGGCATCACGTACGCCCGACTGGTGAATCTCAACAATTCGCTTTCCTTCGAGGGGCGCAACAACCGGAGTTCGTTTGTGGACCAGTATATTCTGGATGCCAATGACCGCAGAATCACAGGGGCGCAGCTGGATCGACTGTATAATCCTGACCTCAGGGAGGCGCAGGACCCGACGGCGGCGGCTTACCAGCTGTACCTGATCAACGGCAGCGATTTGCCCAATGATCCAAACAACAGCGGAGCACCGTATACCCGGTACGACAGCGACCG from Tellurirhabdus rosea harbors:
- a CDS encoding pilus assembly protein — translated: MKAIRTLPYAAILAALSLAGCSSSRQLAQNGGEVDDLYGNSADAVVYAAPQREERQLIDEQPTRRAQAERRGRNTNPDFLSETEQQELFQSDEYYSDLSARRVQRGISPDPGWATENYNDGFVDGFNAAGGNRWNRWGWNNTGFWTGLSLGLGASPWGWNRWGGYDPFWGGGYAYSPWGWNSFYDPFWGYNSFNRWGYNSWADPYWGGGWYNRPVVVVNNNYNNVVGAARNNYTVGARNTGRTDRYNGNFNNTPRTGNPTDNGGRRSGTLSPSTNTPTYSNSRNPDAPSRDSYSRDRANNRGTYYYSDSDNSGRVRSNESYSAPSTSSPSYGNSSRGSSAADAYYSRPRQNSRGTYVQPSDGGLNSRSSSPSYNSGNSGGFTAPSRSSYESPSRSTYSQPNTNSSYSSPSPAPSYNSGSRGGSSSGGYSGGSSSGGGGGSRGPR